In Palaeococcus ferrophilus DSM 13482, the genomic window CGGTTACATAGCGTTCTACAAGCGCTGGGACACCGGTATACTTCTCGCTCTGCTCCTTGGAATCCTCAACCGGGTGGCCCACATAGGTTTCCTCTTCGCGGCGGTCGGGGCCGTCTACATCTACGCCCCCTACGCGGAGTGGGACGATAGGGAGGCCAACGGGAAGATAAGCCTCGCGGGCCCCGCGACCAACATAGTCGTCGGCATCGTTGCACTGGTTATGCTCCTCACCCTCCCGCTGAACGGCTTCCTCGCTTCGGTGCTCTACTACACGGCCTCCATAAACTTCTGGCTGGCGGTCTTTAACCTCCTGCCCTTCCCGCCCCTCGATGGGTGGAAGGTCTTCCGGTGGAACCCCGGCTACTGGGCCGTCGCTATAGGACTCGCCTACCTCCTCAATACGATGGTCTAATATTTCACCGCCGGTGATACAAAGCGGAAAGGTTAAAACCACTCCCCTCTATTCTTATGTGGTGATGTTGATGGCCGAGTACAAGAAGCCTTTCGGTGTTAAGATTGACCTTGAGACTGGCGTGATTCCGGGTGCAAAGAAGCTCGTCAGGAAGCTGAGCGACCTTAAGGGGTACTTTGCTGATGAAAATGCCTACAGCGAGCTCCTAAAGGATGATCCCGTGGTTTACGAGGTTTACGCGATAGAGCAGGAGGAGAAGGATGGAGACCTCAACTTCGCCACCACCGTCCTCTACCCCGGCAAGGTCGGGAAGGAGTTCTTCTTTACCAAGGGGCACTACCACGCCAAGGCGGACAGGGCAGAGGTTTACTACGCCCTCAAGGGGAAAGGCGGCATGCTCCTCCAGACGCCCGAGGGAAGGGCCGAATGGATTCCAATGGAGCCCGGAACCGTTGTCTACGTCCCCCCCTACTGGGCCCACAGGACGGTGAACACAGGGAATGAGCCCTTTATCTTCCTCGCACTCTACCCAGCAGATGCCGGCCACGACTACGGTTCGATAAAGGAGAAGGGGTTCTCCAAGCTCGTCATCGAGGAAGGGGGCGAGGTCAGGGTAATTGATAACCCCAGGTGGAAATCTGATTGAAGTTTAGCAAGCCTTAAATACACCCCTTTCCATTTTAACATATGGACGTGGCATTTTTGTAAAGGTGATGTTTATGAAAGAAAGTTACAGGGACATGATACGCCTCTGGAAGGGCCTCTACATGAACGCCTACGAGAACGTTACTAACGCAATGCCCCGTGTAAGGGGTGTTCTCCTCGCGTACAACACCAACGTGGACGGTTTAAAGTACCTCGAGACAAATGACCTTGAGGAGAGGATTGAGAGGGTCGGCAGGGAGCGGGTGTTTGAGCTCGTGGAGAAGCCGCCCGGAAGGATAAGGAACCTCGAGGAGCTGTTTGCAGGAATACTCTGGAGCATAACACACGGAAAAGCGGCCGAATGGTTCGTCGAGAGCGACGAAGTCAGGGAGTACCTCATGGAGTGGGGATGGGACGAGCTGAGGATGGGCGGTCAGGCGGGGATAATGGCCAACCTCCTCGGCGGTGTTTACAGGGTTCCGGTAGTGGTGCACGTGCCCCAGAACACGGAGACGCAGGCGGGCCTCTTCATGGATGGACCCATTTACGTTCCTCGCTTCTACGACAGCGCCTTTGAGCTGGTGCACCCGAGAGAGGCCGTTGAGGACGGAGAGGACCTCATCCACTACATATACGAGTTCCCGCGCGGCTTCAGGGTCTTTGAGGTAGAGGCTCCGAGGGAGAACCGCTTCATAGCGAACGCCGACGACTACAATGCGAGGGTGTACATGAGGAGAGAGTTTAGGGAGCACTTCAAGAAGATAGCCGAGAGGGTTGACCTAGCGATAATAAGCGGCCTGCACGTGCTGAAGGAGCGCTATTCCGATGGAAGCACGTATAGGGATGTCCTCGATAGGGTCGCCTCCCAGCTCCGCGTCCTCAACCGCCTCGGAGTTAAGAGCCACTTCGAGTTCGCCTACACGGCCAGCGAGGCGGTAAGGGAGGGCATAATTGAGATGCTGGGTAACTTCACCAGCGTTGGCCTCAACGAGGTGGAACTCGCCTCCGTGATGGAGATAGTGGGAGATTCCACCCTGGCCGAGGAGGTTCTCAACGGCGACCTGTTCGCCACGATTGATGCGATGAACCTACTGATGGACGAGACGGGGATAGAAAGGATACACTTCCACACCTACGGCCACTACATGGCCCTAACGAGATACAGGGGCGAGCATGTGCGCGACGCGCTCCTCTTCGCAGCGTTAGCGGCCGCGGCCAAAGCGATGCACGGGAACCTCGAGCGTCTCCCGCAGGTGAGGGATGCCCTTTCCGTGCCCACAAACGAGAGGGCCTTTCCCCTCGTGGAGGCACTCGAGCGCGAGATGGACATGGAGAACGGAATCGTTGACATGACGGACAGGCAGCTCGCCTTCGTCCCAACGAAGATAGTGGCCTCCCCGAAGAGCACCGTCGGCATAGGGGACACCATCTCAAGTTCCGCCATCCTCGGCGAGTTCGCCCGCACACTCTAGCGGGCAAATTTTATATACTTTAGGTTCTTAAAATTCAAAGGGTTTCTTGCAGGGGAGGTGATGGAATGCTTTTGGAGGCTCCCGTATACAAGGAGCTGTTCGGGGCCGTGGAGGTCTACGAAGTTCAAAAGGTAATCAAACTTGATACTCAAACGCGAGACGTGGGGAGCTTCACCGTTAAGAACGTCCCTCGCGAGGACATCTACCGCGTACTCGAGGACATAGCCATAGTCGTGCCCATGAAGAACGAAAAACTCCAGCTCGTGGACGGCGTTCTAAAGGCCATCCCCCACCAGTGCCCCATAATAGTCGTCTCGAACAGCAAACGCGATGGACCTAACCTCTTCAAACAGGAGATTGACCTCATCAAGCACTTCTACAACCTGACCCGCTCGAAGATAGTGGTCGTCCACCAGAAGGACATAGGTCTCTCAAAGGCTTTCAATGAGGTTGGCTACACGGATATACTCGAAGGCGACAAGGTCAGGAGCGGCAAGGGGGAGGGCATGCTAATAGGAATCCTCCTGGCGAAGGCGATAGGGGCCAAGTACGTGGGCTTCGTTGATGCTGACAACTACATACCCGGGTCGGTAAACGAGTACGTCAAGGACTACGCGGCCGGCTTTCTGATGAGCGAGAGCGACTACTCCATGGTAAGGCTCAGCTGGCGCCATAAACCCAAAGTGAGCAAGAGGGGTCTGTACTTCAAGAAGTGGGGGAGGGTGAGCGAGATAACCAACCGCTACATGAACGCCCTCTTCGGGGCCGGCACGAACTTCGAGACGAGCATCATAGCCACGGGGAACGCCGGAGAGCACGCAATGAGCATCAAGCTTGCGGAGATAATGCCCTTCTCAACGGGATACTCTATTGAGCCCTTCGAGCTCGTCTACCTCTTCGAGCGCTTCGGCCGCTGGCAGGGCGTTGAGGAATACCGGGAAGTCTACGACCAGGGTGTTGAGGTGTTCCAGATAGAGACCCTCAACCCGCACCTCCACGAGGAGAAGGGGAGCGAGCACGTTGCGGACATGATACTCAGCTCGCTTGGAGTTATATACCACTCATCCCTCGCCACCAAGGGACTCAAGGAGAGCATACTCGAGGATCTGAAGCTCCACGGTCTCCTCGGGGAGGGGGAGGAACCGCCGAAACCCAAGGTCATGCCCCCTGTGGGCGACCTGGACGTTGAGAAGTGGATGAAAACCCTTGAATCCAACTCGGAAACACTCTTCCACTTCGAGGTGTGAGGATGAGGGTGATATTCCTCGACCTCGACAGGACGCTCCTCGGGGATGATTACTCGCCGAAGCCCGCGAAGGGAGTGGTGAAAGAGCTCAGGAGGGCGGGCTTTGAGGTGGTCTTCAACTCATCCAAGACGCTGGCGGAGCAGGAGTACTACAGAAGGGCCCTCGCCGTGGAGGGGCCATTCATAGTCGAGAACGGGAGTGCGGTGGTGATACCCGCGGACTACTTCCCCTTCCCCATTGGCGGCGTGAGGAGGGGGAACTACATCCTGCTGGAGCTTGGGAGACCCTACTCCGAGATAAAGGCCGTCCTCGATTGTATGAGTGATGAATACGGGCTCAAATACTACGGGAACTCAACCCTCGAGGAAGTTATGGCCTTCACGGGACTTCCCGAGGAGCTGGCAAGGCTCGCCATGAGGAGGGACTACAGCGAGACGATATTTCGGTGGGGAAAGGGTGGCTTCCCGGAAGAGCTCCGGAAAAAGGGCCTTCGGGTTTCGAAGGGGAGCAGGTTCGTGAACGTTACAGGCGATACCGACAAGGGAAAAGCCGCTTCCCTGCTCCTGGAACTCTACAGCCGCCTCGGGGAAGTTGAGAGCTATGCCCTGGGCGACGGGGAGAACGATTTTCCCATGCTGGAGGTAGTTGACCACGCTTTCATAATAGGTGACCTCTCATACTCCGGGGCTAAACATATAAGCTCCCTCGACGAATTGCTGGAGGTGGTGTTATGAAGACGCTTATCCTGGCAGGAGGAAAGGGCACGAGGCTGTGGCCCCTGAGCAGGGAGCTAATGCCAAAGCAGTTCGTCCGCTTCCTTGACGATAAATCCCTCTTCCAGAAAACAGTTGAGAGGGCCGTCCTCTTCTCAAAGCCAAAGGAGATATTCGTGGTGACCAATAAGGAGTACCGATTCAGAGTTCTCGACGATTTAAGGGAACTTGGAATAGAGCTCCCGGAGGAGAACGTCCTCCTTGAGCCCGTGGGAAAGAACACCCTACCTGCCATCTACTGGGGTATAAAGAGGGTACACGAGACATTCGGAGAGTCGGCCGTTGCGGTTCTTCCGAGCGACCACCTCATAGAGGCGAACGAAGCTTACATGGAGGCCTTTGAGAGGGCTGAGAGACTCTCGAGGGGGTACCTCGTCACGTTCGGCATAAAACCCAACAGGCCCCACACCGGCTACGGCTACATAAAGCCCGGGGAGAAGCTTGAGGGTGGATATAAGGTGGAGGAATTTAAAGAAAAGCCTGACCTCGAAACGGCCAAGATGTACGTGGAGAACGGCTATTACTGGAACAGCGGCATGTTCCTCTTCAACACCTCCCTCTTCCTCGAGGAGGTGGAGGAGCACGCACCCGAGGTCGCCGGGGCCTTCGAGGAGGGTAAAACCATAGAGGAGGCCTACGAGCTAACCCCCGAGATAAGCGTGGACTACGGCGTCATGGAGAAGACGGATAAAGCAGCGGTGGTGCCCCTCAACACCCTCTGGAACGACCTAGGAAGCTTCGATGCCATATACGAGGTTATGGACAAGGACGACGAAGGGAACGCCGTCAAAATAGCGAACCACGGCGCGGAGTACATAGGGGTGAACTCCCGGGGTAACCTCGTGATGACGAAGAGGCTGACCGCGACGATAGGCGTGGAAAACCTAATAATCGTTGACACGGACGACGCGCTCCTCATAGCGCACCGCGGCGAAGCCCAGAGGGTGAAGGAAGTCTACAACCTTCTGAAGGAGCAGAAGGACGAGCGCGCGATAGTCCACAGGACGGCCTACAGGCCCTGGGGGAGCTACACCGTGCTCGAAGAGGGCGAGCGCTACAAGATAAAGCGCCTAACGGTTCTTCCAGGGAAGAGGCTCAGCGTTCAGATGCACTACCACAGGAGCGAGCACTGGGTCGTGGTGAGGGGAACCGCGAAAGTTATCGTCGGGGATAAGGAGCTCCTCCTTAGACCGGGCGAGAGCACTTTTATTCCGGCCGGAGTGAAGCACCGCCTTGAGAACCCGGGCAAGGTCGTCCTTGAGGTCATCGAGACGCAGATAGGGGAATACCTCGGCGAGGACGACATAGTCCGCTTTGAGGACGACTTCGGCAGGGGATAAAGTTTTAACGTGATTTATCACCAAGAGTGATAGAGGTGGCGGAAATGAGAAGGATATTCGGAACCTTCGGCGTGAGGGGGATAGCGAACGAGTACATAACCCCCGAGTTCGCGCTCAAGATGGGAATGGCCTTCGGGACGATGCTGAGGAGGGAAGGAAGGAAAAAACCGCTCGTCGTCGTCGGCAGGGACACGAGGGTGAGCGGCGAGATGCTGAAGGAAGCGCTCATCAGCGGGCTTTTGAGTACGGGCTGCGACGTCATAGATGTTGGCATAGCCCCAACGCCCGCCGTTCAGTGGGCGACGGCACACTTTAATGCCGACGGGGGGGCAGTCATAACGGCCTCCCACAATCCACCGGAGTACAACGGCATAAAGCTCCTCGAACCTAACGGCATGGGGCTGAAGAAGGAGCGTGAGGCAGTCGTTGAAGAAGTCTTCTTCAGTGAGGATTTTTACCGGGCCAGATGGGACGAGATAGGTGATCTGAGGAAGGAGGACGTAATAAAGCCCTACATCGAGGCGATAAAGGCGAGAGTTGACGTTGAGGCGATAAGGAAGAGGAGGCCCTTCGTCGTCGTTGACACCTCGAACGGCGCCGGCAGCTTAACCCTCCCCTACCTCTTAAGGGAGCTCGGCTGTAAGGTCGTTTCGGTAAATGCTCACCCAGACGGCCACTTCCCGGCGAGGAACCCCGAGCCCAACGAGGAGAACCTGCGGGAGTTCAAGGAGATAGTGAAGGCCCTTGGAGCGGACTTCGGCGTGGCCCAGGACGGTGACGCCGACAGGTCCGTGTTCATTGACGAGAACGGCCGCTTCATCCAGGGAGACAGGACGTTCGCCCTCGTTGCGGATGCAGTCCTTAGGGAGAACGGGGGTGGGCTTCTCGTAACAACCATAGCGACTTCCAACCTCCTGGACGACATAGCAAAGAGGAACGGCGCGAAGGTTATGAGAACGAAGGTAGGTGATTTAATCGTTGCCCGGGCTCTCCTCGAAAACAACGGAACCATAGGCGGTGAGGAGAACGGCGGCGTTATTTTCCCGGACTTCGTGCTCGGCAGGGACGGGGCCATGACCACAGCCAAGATAGTCGAGATATTCGCTAGGAGCGGGAAGAGGTTCAGCGAGCTGATAGATGAGCTCCCGAAGTACTACCAGTTCAAGACGAAGAGGCACGTTGAGGGCGACAGGAAGGCGATAGTGGGAAAGGTGGCCGAACTCGCTGAAAAGAAGGGCTACAACGTGGACACCACGGACGGGACGAAGATACTCTTCGATGACGGCTGGGTGCTCGTGAGGGCGAGCGGAACCGAGCCGATAATCAGGATTTTCAGCGAGGCGAAGAGCGAGGAGAAAGCCAAGGAGCACCTCGAGCTGGGGCTGGAGCTTCTGGAGAACGCCCTCCATTGAGGGTCTAAAGCCCCATCCATTTCTTTTGCATCGGGGAATGGCTCCAAGGGGTTCGGGAAGAGAAAGAGCTATAAACATGAAGTTAAAGAATAAACTTTAGCGTAACTCTTATGAGGTGAAGGGGATGGGACTGTTCGACAAGATTAAGAAAGAGGAGCCAAGGAAGGCAAGACCGCTTACAATAAAGAAGGACGTGAAGGGACAGCCCCCCGCAAAGGCGGAGGTCGAGGTAGTCCCTCTCGAGGAGGACGAGCTCGCAAAGCAGATAGTGAAGCCCCAGGTAAGGTACGTAAAGAAGATAATCGTCACGAGCTACTCGGACCTTGAGGCGATTTCAAGGGAGGTTCAGGAGGGCAACCTCGTAATAGCCGACCTCACCCCGCTAGAATCAAAGCCGGAAGTCGTCGAGAAGGTCTCCGAGCAGATAGTCGGAATGGTTAGGGCCCTTGACGGGAGCATCGCAAAGATATCAAAGTACGAGATAAAGCTTCTTATAACGCCGCCCGACATAAAGATAGCCAAGTGATTGCACCATTCCTTCTTTTCTCCGATGCTCAAATTTATAAACTACCCTTTCTCGCTATCTTTGAGGTGAGAACATGGGCGAGATTCAGGAGGTTAGACTGGGCGATTGTCCCATATGCGGCGCGAAGAACAGCCTCAAAGCGCTCCAGTTCATCCACGAGATTCCCTACTTCGGCAAGGTCATGGAGAGCACGATAATATGCGAGAACTGCAACTACAGGAATGCGGACGTGATGGTTCTGGAGGAGAAGGAGCCGAGGCTCTACACCCTCCGCGTTGAGGAGGAGAAGGACCTCTTCACGCGCGTCGTGAGGAGCAAGAGCGGAACGGTCGAGCTTGAGGAAGTCGGGGTAACCGTGGAGCCGGGGCCAGCGGCCCAGGGCTTCATAACCAACGTCGAGGGGCTCATAGAGAGGGTCAAGGATGCCCTCATAACCACGCGGAACTTCAAGAGCCAGGAGGGGGACGAGGAGGCAGTCAAAAAGGTGGACGAACTCCTTGAGTACCTTGAGGAGGTCAGGGATGGCAAAAAGCCGCTCACTGTGAGGATAATGGACCCCTTCGGCCACAGCGCCCTCATAGGGGAGAAAGTAAAGAGCAGGCTGCTCACGCAGGAGGAAATAAAGAGCCTCAGCACGGGCCCCTACGTAGTCTACGAGCCTGATCAGGAGGGGTAAACCTCCAGGACTTCCCCCTCTCCTGCTTCAATCTCCCCTTCGGTTATAAGGGCCACCTCGTCACCCGGAACTGCAAAGTCAACCCTTCTTCTCTCCCGCTCTATGCTCCTCACTAGGGCCACTCCTTTCCCCTTGAGCTTGTAGCCCGGGTAGATAACTCCCTCGAGCACCTCCCCGAGGAGCGCCTTTCTACCCGGAAGCGCGAGCACCCTTGAGACCCTGAACCTTCCCGTGGGTTTTCGGGTGGCTACCTCAATTCCTCGATTCCTCCCAAAGAGGCGGCGGAACATGCCTTCACCTCATATCCTGTCGAGGAGCTTCTTTCTCTTCTCTTCATACTCCTCCTGACTTATCACTCCCATATCGTAGAGCTCCTTGAGCTTCTTGAGCTTCTCAAGCGGGTCTTCCTTCTCCACCGTCCTTGCCCGGGGTTCAAGCCTCATTGACCTGCTCACGACCTCTCTGGGTTTGTGTATCGTCCACTCCTCACTCAGGAGGTGCTTTTTCCGCTCTATCGAAACCGGCTCCACCGCTATTTCGTTCAAAGCGTCCCTTATGGATTCTATTGCCTCACGTGCCTCAGTCTTATCCATCCTCTCGAGCTTTATCTCCTCCCCATCCTCCTTCATAATGGAGAACTCCGCGTACATCTTGCCTACCTTGACGTAAACCTGCTCCAGCTTCTCGTAGGGCACTGCCATCAGCTCGTACCTGCCGAGAATCTTCTCGTCAACGTACAGGATGCGCCTGTCCGTCACGACGAGCCACTTGGGCTTTGCCTCAAGGCTGAACTTCTTCCGTATCGCGTATAGTACCTCCTCCCCGGGGGAGAGGTTTTCAAGGATGCCCTTCGGGAGCTCAGTCTTCATTGGAATCACCAAGAAAAATTATGTCAAATAGGTATATAACCCTCCCGTAGCTGGGAAAAAGAGAGAAGTTAATGAGAACGTCTCCTCCAGAGGAGGAGTGGCAAAATAGCAAAGCCCGCTATTAAACCAATCCCACACGTAGGAGAGCCTTCAGTCGTGGACGTTGGTTGAGATGCTTCCGGCTCGGGTGTCTTACTTTCCTTGAGGGTTCCTGTGCTGCTCGGGGTTGGGGTCTGACTCGGTTCTTCCTTCTCGGTCTCCGTTGGGCTTTCTGTTTCAGTGCTGGTGGCTGTCTCAGGTGCCTTTTCTACGAGTACCGCCATCTTTACGGTGTCTTCAGCGCCCTTGTTGTCCCTGACGGTGAGCGTCACAGTGTAATTACCCTCACCCGCGTAGGCATGCACCGGGTTCTTATCGGTTGAGCTCGAGCCGTCGCCAAAGTCCCAGCTCCAGCCCACTATGCTTCCGTCGGGGTCGCTTGATTCGTCTCTAAAGGTTATCTCCTGCTCCGTCAGAGGGTTCTCTGGAGAGAACGTGAAGTCGGCGGTTGGAGGTTCGTTCTCCGGTCTTACGGTTATGGTTCTTGAGAAGACTGCCTTCAGACCGCCGCTGTCCGTTACGGTGAGTGTGGCCGTGTAAACCCCAGGAAGTTCGTAAACGTGGCTCGGGTTCCGCTCCTTTGAGCTACTTCCGTCCCCAAAATCCCAGAGCCACTCCACTATTCCACCGTCAGGGTCGTTCGCGCTGGATGTGAAGGACACGCTCCCCCCTGCCTTAGGCTCCTCGGGGGTGTGGGTGAAGCCCACAGATGGCTCTTCGTTGTACTGAACGTTAACGCTGGCTATGCAGGAACTGTTCGCCCCCCATGGGTCATAGACGGTTAAGGAAGGTATGTAAAGCCCCTCCGAGGTGTAGGTGTGCCTGGCGGTGGTTCCGTTGCCCTCTATTTCCTCCCCGTCGCCGAAGTTCATAACCCACCTCAGTTCGGAGTCGGTGTCGTTCATGCCGATGTTGAACTCGACCTCCAGCGGGAACTGTCCGCTCTCGGGGGTTGCCGTAAGGGAACACTCTGGTGGGGTGTTCATTGAGAGAAAGAGGTCGTAGGTTATGGTGAATAGCCCGAGGTCTATGAGGATAGGGCTCCACTTTCTGTTCCAGTAGTAATCCCCCATGTCGCTCACCACGTAGTCGAGGACAAGGTGCCCCTCTTCCACGTCGCGGTAGATGTATCCCGTTACCGTGTATCTCTTCTCTGGCTCGCTTATCCTTCCCCTGTACTCAACGACTATCTTCGTCTCGTTGGAGAATGAAACTTCGTGGGTCGCTACACTTCCGGTCGAGTAGCTCCCCTTCACGTACTGGGTTGCCTCAACGAAGGCCCCTCCTGAGGCGACCAAACCGGCTGAGATGGTCGCCTTGAAACTGTTGGATTTTTTCTCCCAGTTGAGCTGTCTCATGAGCCTCTCGTACCTCTTGCCAACTTCACCCGCCTCCATGGTAAAGCTACCCAGCAAGGTGTTGACGTCATATCCAACCAGATTCTCCGGTCTGCTCGGGTATGTTGTTATGTCCCCTACCCTGTGTATCGGCGACTCGTACTCCAGGAAAGATACCACCGGCGGCCCCCTGGGAACCGTCACGAGTATGTACTGCTGCTCCCCGTCTATCACAGCAAGCTCTGGAGGGCCTATTATGGGGTATTCGTAAACGTCGTAGGCGGTCGTCACGTAGAGGGCCCCATCGCTCATATCTGCGGTTATTTCGTAAGAGATTTCCTCTGTGAAGGACTCTCCTTTCTCCCTCTCAAGGGTCTGCTGTACCGTGAAGTCAAGGTTGGCCTCCAGGCTCAGGCCGACAATTCCCCCCTTCAGGCTCAGCCCCGTGCTGAGGGTGGCGTCCGAGATGGACTTAACCGAACCTTTGACAGTGTTGCTCGTTGTAGTCCTGTACTGGGAGTAAAAGAGCCCCGTCTCGTTTATCACCTCGTAGTCAACCGGAGGGGAGTTTACCACCGCTATGAGCTTCTTCTCCACGTACAGCGCACCCCTGGTTGGGGTTCCTACCTCTATGGAGTTCCCGTCGAGGTCTCCCACGGCAAGGCCGGCACCGTAGGTGAACTTCGTATCGAAGCCCTCCGGGCCGTTCAGCAGATCTCCGCCTATGTTGAAGACCCTCACCTTTCCGCTCTGGGAGGCCCAGACTATCTCTTCGGCGACGTCGGTGTTCACATCGCCAACCGCTATCCTGTCCCCCTTCTTGAAGGCCATCGTGAACTTGGCTATCTCTCCAGCCTTACCCCTGCCGAGGTCGGCGTAGAACACGTGAATTCCCCTGTTGGCAGTATCCTGGGTGGCTATCACTATCTCGTCAACACCATCGAGGTTGAGGTCTCCGGTTGCCATTTCGTCCCTCGGTTTCAGGTCGAAGTAATCGTCGGTGGAGAAGCTCAGCAGGGCGTTGCCGTACATGTCGTAAACCGTCACAAGGTTTTCGCTGTCGTCCGCGTGTATGAGTTCACCTCTTCCGTCACCGTTGAGGTCTCCTATTGCTATTGAGTCCCCGTCGGCGAACTGTTCCACCTTAAAGGAGTTGATTAGGTCTATGTTTCCGTCGTATATCTTTATCCAGTTGTTCCTGTCAGCGTGCACTATCTCTGCCCTTCCATCCCCGTTCAGGTCTCCCACCGCTATGTCGTCTCCCACCTCGAAGTTGGTGCTTTTTCTGCTTAAGATGAGGCCGTAGAGGCTGTATACATATATCTTATCTCCGCTCCTGTCGGCGTGTACTATTTCGGCCTTTCCGTCCCCGTTGACATCTCCTGCAGCCATTTCGTCCCACTTCTGGAAGGCGCGGTCGAAACTCCTTATGAGCTCCCCGCTCTCGTCTTCGTATATATACACAACGTCCTTCCGGTCCCCTATGATTATCTCCTCGTCCTCAACCACGGTTCCGCCAGAGAGGCCCTCTATTAAGTCAGTTCTCCATGCGAAAGCCATAGGAACTGGGAATGGGATAACAAAAAGGGCCAGAAGGGCTAACCCCAGGAAACGTCTTCTCCCCATAACGATTCCTCCACGCTGCAGGGGCTTGCAGAAAAGCAAACCGATGCAGTCTGGTACACCATTGTACCCGAATGTATATAATATTTATTTTTTCGAGTCTGAAAATATGCTCGGAAAACCCTACCAATGCGGAGATTACTTAAAAGCAATATGCACATACTCATTACAAAACCAAAACCCGTGCCAAAATCTTTAACTATTCCCAAATCCATTCTAATTCTCAGGTGGTGACATGGACTTTGAGAAAAAGCCGCTCATTGGAATGGTTCACCTCAAGCCCCTTCCGGGTTCCTACCTCTATGAGGGTGACTTTGACACTGTCATCGAGGCCGCCCTCAGGGACGCGAGAGTGCTGGAGGAAGCAGGCTTTGACGCCGTAATGGTGGAGAACTTTGGCGACGTGCCCTTTCCGAAGTACGTTGACAAAACCACCGTGGCCGCTTTCACCGCCGTTGCAAAGGCCATCCGGGACGAGGTTTCCCTGCCCCTCGGGATAAACGTGCTGAGGAACGACGGGATTGCTGCTTACTCCATAGCCTACG contains:
- the glmM gene encoding phosphoglucosamine mutase; its protein translation is MRRIFGTFGVRGIANEYITPEFALKMGMAFGTMLRREGRKKPLVVVGRDTRVSGEMLKEALISGLLSTGCDVIDVGIAPTPAVQWATAHFNADGGAVITASHNPPEYNGIKLLEPNGMGLKKEREAVVEEVFFSEDFYRARWDEIGDLRKEDVIKPYIEAIKARVDVEAIRKRRPFVVVDTSNGAGSLTLPYLLRELGCKVVSVNAHPDGHFPARNPEPNEENLREFKEIVKALGADFGVAQDGDADRSVFIDENGRFIQGDRTFALVADAVLRENGGGLLVTTIATSNLLDDIAKRNGAKVMRTKVGDLIVARALLENNGTIGGEENGGVIFPDFVLGRDGAMTTAKIVEIFARSGKRFSELIDELPKYYQFKTKRHVEGDRKAIVGKVAELAEKKGYNVDTTDGTKILFDDGWVLVRASGTEPIIRIFSEAKSEEKAKEHLELGLELLENALH
- the sepF gene encoding cell division protein SepF — encoded protein: MGLFDKIKKEEPRKARPLTIKKDVKGQPPAKAEVEVVPLEEDELAKQIVKPQVRYVKKIIVTSYSDLEAISREVQEGNLVIADLTPLESKPEVVEKVSEQIVGMVRALDGSIAKISKYEIKLLITPPDIKIAK
- the pgiA gene encoding glucose-6-phosphate isomerase encodes the protein MAEYKKPFGVKIDLETGVIPGAKKLVRKLSDLKGYFADENAYSELLKDDPVVYEVYAIEQEEKDGDLNFATTVLYPGKVGKEFFFTKGHYHAKADRAEVYYALKGKGGMLLQTPEGRAEWIPMEPGTVVYVPPYWAHRTVNTGNEPFIFLALYPADAGHDYGSIKEKGFSKLVIEEGGEVRVIDNPRWKSD
- the mpgP gene encoding mannosyl-3-phosphoglycerate phosphatase; the protein is MRVIFLDLDRTLLGDDYSPKPAKGVVKELRRAGFEVVFNSSKTLAEQEYYRRALAVEGPFIVENGSAVVIPADYFPFPIGGVRRGNYILLELGRPYSEIKAVLDCMSDEYGLKYYGNSTLEEVMAFTGLPEELARLAMRRDYSETIFRWGKGGFPEELRKKGLRVSKGSRFVNVTGDTDKGKAASLLLELYSRLGEVESYALGDGENDFPMLEVVDHAFIIGDLSYSGAKHISSLDELLEVVL
- a CDS encoding mannose-1-phosphate guanylyltransferase/mannose-6-phosphate isomerase, translating into MKTLILAGGKGTRLWPLSRELMPKQFVRFLDDKSLFQKTVERAVLFSKPKEIFVVTNKEYRFRVLDDLRELGIELPEENVLLEPVGKNTLPAIYWGIKRVHETFGESAVAVLPSDHLIEANEAYMEAFERAERLSRGYLVTFGIKPNRPHTGYGYIKPGEKLEGGYKVEEFKEKPDLETAKMYVENGYYWNSGMFLFNTSLFLEEVEEHAPEVAGAFEEGKTIEEAYELTPEISVDYGVMEKTDKAAVVPLNTLWNDLGSFDAIYEVMDKDDEGNAVKIANHGAEYIGVNSRGNLVMTKRLTATIGVENLIIVDTDDALLIAHRGEAQRVKEVYNLLKEQKDERAIVHRTAYRPWGSYTVLEEGERYKIKRLTVLPGKRLSVQMHYHRSEHWVVVRGTAKVIVGDKELLLRPGESTFIPAGVKHRLENPGKVVLEVIETQIGEYLGEDDIVRFEDDFGRG
- the mpgS gene encoding mannosyl-3-phosphoglycerate synthase, whose product is MLLEAPVYKELFGAVEVYEVQKVIKLDTQTRDVGSFTVKNVPREDIYRVLEDIAIVVPMKNEKLQLVDGVLKAIPHQCPIIVVSNSKRDGPNLFKQEIDLIKHFYNLTRSKIVVVHQKDIGLSKAFNEVGYTDILEGDKVRSGKGEGMLIGILLAKAIGAKYVGFVDADNYIPGSVNEYVKDYAAGFLMSESDYSMVRLSWRHKPKVSKRGLYFKKWGRVSEITNRYMNALFGAGTNFETSIIATGNAGEHAMSIKLAEIMPFSTGYSIEPFELVYLFERFGRWQGVEEYREVYDQGVEVFQIETLNPHLHEEKGSEHVADMILSSLGVIYHSSLATKGLKESILEDLKLHGLLGEGEEPPKPKVMPPVGDLDVEKWMKTLESNSETLFHFEV
- a CDS encoding site-2 protease family protein, translated to MSLNFRKQELEDLVISFFVLSLVFSNFNVKWLPYVAVGLLTAFVFHELAHRQVAKHYGYIAFYKRWDTGILLALLLGILNRVAHIGFLFAAVGAVYIYAPYAEWDDREANGKISLAGPATNIVVGIVALVMLLTLPLNGFLASVLYYTASINFWLAVFNLLPFPPLDGWKVFRWNPGYWAVAIGLAYLLNTMV
- a CDS encoding ADP-specific glucokinase; its protein translation is MRLWKGLYMNAYENVTNAMPRVRGVLLAYNTNVDGLKYLETNDLEERIERVGRERVFELVEKPPGRIRNLEELFAGILWSITHGKAAEWFVESDEVREYLMEWGWDELRMGGQAGIMANLLGGVYRVPVVVHVPQNTETQAGLFMDGPIYVPRFYDSAFELVHPREAVEDGEDLIHYIYEFPRGFRVFEVEAPRENRFIANADDYNARVYMRREFREHFKKIAERVDLAIISGLHVLKERYSDGSTYRDVLDRVASQLRVLNRLGVKSHFEFAYTASEAVREGIIEMLGNFTSVGLNEVELASVMEIVGDSTLAEEVLNGDLFATIDAMNLLMDETGIERIHFHTYGHYMALTRYRGEHVRDALLFAALAAAAKAMHGNLERLPQVRDALSVPTNERAFPLVEALEREMDMENGIVDMTDRQLAFVPTKIVASPKSTVGIGDTISSSAILGEFARTL